One window of Vitis riparia cultivar Riparia Gloire de Montpellier isolate 1030 chromosome 5, EGFV_Vit.rip_1.0, whole genome shotgun sequence genomic DNA carries:
- the LOC117914876 gene encoding major allergen Pru ar 1-like translates to MGVITYEMEVTSSIPPAKMFKASVLDADNLIPKILPQAIKNVEIIQGDGGRGTIKKIYFGEGSQFKSVTHRVDGIDKENFTYSYSIIEGDALMGILESISYEVKLVASPDGGSICKNISKYHIKDDAVIDEEQIKAGKEKASGMFKAIEAYLLANPDAY, encoded by the exons ATGGGTGTTATTACTTATGAGATGGAGGTCACTTCTTCAATACCCCCAGCCAAGATGTTCAAAGCCTCTGTCCTTGATGCCGACAACCTCATTCCCAAGATCCTTCCCCAAGCTATCAAGAATGTTGAGATCATCCAAGGAGATGGAGGGCGTGGAACCATCAAGAAGATCTACTTTGGTGAAG GCAGCCAATTCAAGAGCGTGACACATCGTGTTGATGGGATTGACAAAGAGAACTTCACTTACAGTTACAGTATTATCGAAGGTGATGCTTTAATGGGCATCCTAGAATCAATCTCTTATGAGGTCAAGTTGGTGGCATCTCCTGATGGAGGATCCATCTGCAAGAACATTAGTAAGTACCACATAAAAGATGATGCAGTGATCGATGAAGAGCAAATTAAAGCTGGCAAAGAAAAGGCTTCTGGGATGTTCAAGGCTATTGAGGCTTACCTCTTGGCAAATCCTGATGCTTATTAA